Proteins co-encoded in one Armatimonadota bacterium genomic window:
- a CDS encoding ABC transporter substrate-binding protein, with amino-acid sequence MRRVRVGLLVLALAVMVGAPPVLSGPASPTRGGTLTIARPVDAVSLDPHFETTAPGAWIYQMILEPLVTMGPDMKIRPVLATGYRVMSPTRIRFTLRRGVRFHDGTPFNAAAVKFTFDRAFDPRTPARWASLAGPIKGAEVVDDHTVDIVTTEPYAPLLYSVAMVYAGIVSPTAVQRLGAEFSRRPVGTGPFKFEEWRTNDRISVVRNDDYWGPKPYLDRIVFRVIPEESARMIALRTGEVDMVLVPAPAQLPAFRRDPNFTVAEATGLRVVFIGMNLTRPPLSDVRVRRALVMAANRKAILENILEGAASPADGILAPGVFGYKPMGLDTLYPYNPERARALLQEAGFRPGPDGIMQREGIPLVLTLISARGRYFKDAEISEAYQAQLRQIGVRLEISFLEWATVFTTVRAATLDYHLFTLGWVTTTADADYSLLPMFRSDQAPPRGWNTWRYVNPEFDRLVDAARRSLDPAERQALYGRAQDLIARDIMFVPFYTTKEIAVMKAAVQGFVPHPIEYNQGFAYIWIQR; translated from the coding sequence ATGCGACGAGTCCGCGTGGGACTGCTGGTCCTGGCCCTGGCCGTGATGGTGGGTGCCCCTCCGGTCCTGTCGGGCCCGGCCAGCCCGACCCGCGGCGGGACGCTCACCATCGCGCGCCCCGTCGACGCCGTGTCGCTCGACCCGCACTTCGAGACCACGGCACCGGGCGCGTGGATCTACCAGATGATCCTGGAGCCGCTGGTCACCATGGGCCCGGACATGAAGATCCGGCCGGTGCTGGCCACGGGCTACCGGGTCATGTCGCCCACGCGCATCCGCTTCACGCTGCGGCGCGGCGTGCGGTTCCACGACGGCACGCCGTTCAACGCGGCAGCCGTGAAGTTCACCTTCGACCGCGCCTTCGACCCGCGCACGCCCGCGCGCTGGGCGAGCCTGGCCGGGCCGATCAAGGGGGCCGAGGTCGTGGACGACCACACCGTCGACATCGTGACCACCGAGCCCTACGCCCCCCTGCTCTACAGCGTGGCCATGGTCTACGCCGGCATCGTCAGCCCCACGGCCGTGCAGCGGCTGGGCGCCGAGTTCAGCCGCCGGCCCGTGGGGACCGGGCCGTTCAAGTTCGAGGAGTGGCGGACCAACGACCGGATCTCGGTGGTGCGCAACGACGACTACTGGGGCCCCAAGCCCTACCTCGACCGCATCGTGTTCCGCGTGATCCCGGAGGAGTCGGCCCGGATGATCGCGCTGCGCACCGGTGAGGTGGACATGGTCCTGGTGCCGGCGCCCGCCCAGCTGCCGGCGTTCCGCCGCGACCCGAACTTCACGGTGGCCGAGGCGACCGGGCTGCGTGTGGTGTTCATCGGCATGAACCTGACCCGCCCGCCGCTGTCCGACGTGCGGGTGCGCCGGGCCCTGGTCATGGCCGCCAACCGCAAGGCCATTCTCGAGAACATCCTCGAGGGCGCGGCGAGCCCCGCCGACGGCATCCTCGCCCCCGGCGTCTTCGGCTACAAGCCCATGGGGCTCGACACGCTCTACCCCTACAACCCCGAGCGGGCCCGCGCGCTGCTGCAGGAGGCGGGCTTCCGGCCCGGGCCCGACGGGATCATGCAGCGCGAGGGCATCCCGCTGGTCCTGACGCTCATCTCGGCGCGCGGTCGCTACTTCAAGGACGCCGAGATCTCCGAGGCCTACCAGGCGCAGCTCCGGCAGATCGGCGTGCGGCTGGAGATCTCGTTCCTGGAGTGGGCGACGGTCTTCACCACCGTGCGCGCCGCGACGCTGGACTACCACCTGTTCACCCTGGGCTGGGTGACGACCACGGCCGACGCCGACTACAGCCTGCTGCCCATGTTCCGCTCGGACCAGGCACCGCCCCGCGGGTGGAACACGTGGCGCTACGTCAACCCCGAGTTCGACCGGCTGGTGGACGCCGCGCGCCGTAGCCTCGACCCCGCCGAGCGCCAGGCCCTGTACGGGCGGGCGCAGGACCTGATCGCGCGCGACATCATGTTCGTGCCGTTCTACACCACCAAGGAGATCGCGGTGATGAAGGCGGCGGTGCAGGGGTTCGTGCCGCACCCGATCGAGTACAACCAGGGGTTCGCGTACATCTGGATCCAGCGCTGA
- a CDS encoding branched-chain amino acid ABC transporter permease: MTARTPTGGPGNGTAGTATGLRRGNPAGEMVIGRHDRRVAGRVVVWLVLGVALAAALAVPWGLSGYWLRILTSTFMFAALAQSLNLIAGFGGRADFGNVLYFGLGAYTTGFAMQHGVPLPLAVAAGAAVAAVVAATVGVPILRLKGHYFAIATIGLMEGTRELVTNVAALGGGAGMNIPLVRIEPRVFSLVMYFVMFGLMLAYTGVAALVARGSLGYGLRALKADEEAAAAMGVNTMLYKVAAWALSAACTALVGGVYAIWQSFIEPRIVFDVVMGTEYFMMMLLGGPGTVAGPLVGAFALHILSVLVWSRFLHGHLAVFGVAMVLIVLFLPGGVVPTLRGLRWRRAPAWAVARGAEGGGG, from the coding sequence ATGACCGCGCGGACACCGACGGGCGGCCCTGGGAACGGCACCGCGGGCACTGCCACGGGCCTGCGCCGCGGGAATCCCGCCGGCGAGATGGTCATCGGGCGGCACGACAGGCGTGTCGCCGGACGGGTGGTCGTGTGGCTCGTCCTCGGCGTCGCCCTGGCCGCGGCGCTGGCCGTGCCGTGGGGGCTGAGCGGCTACTGGCTGCGGATCCTCACCAGCACGTTCATGTTCGCGGCGCTGGCCCAAAGCCTGAACCTCATCGCCGGGTTCGGGGGCCGCGCCGACTTCGGCAACGTGCTCTACTTCGGGCTGGGCGCCTACACCACGGGGTTTGCCATGCAGCACGGCGTGCCGCTGCCCCTGGCGGTGGCCGCCGGGGCGGCGGTGGCAGCGGTGGTGGCGGCGACGGTGGGCGTGCCGATTCTCCGGCTGAAGGGGCACTACTTCGCGATCGCGACCATCGGCCTGATGGAGGGGACCCGCGAGCTCGTCACCAACGTCGCCGCCCTGGGCGGCGGCGCGGGCATGAACATCCCGCTGGTGCGCATCGAGCCCCGCGTCTTCTCCCTCGTCATGTACTTCGTGATGTTCGGTCTCATGCTCGCCTACACCGGCGTGGCCGCCCTCGTCGCGCGCGGCAGCCTGGGCTACGGCCTACGGGCGCTCAAGGCCGACGAGGAAGCCGCCGCCGCCATGGGCGTCAACACCATGCTGTACAAGGTGGCGGCGTGGGCTCTGAGCGCGGCCTGCACCGCGCTCGTCGGCGGCGTCTACGCAATCTGGCAGAGCTTCATCGAGCCCCGGATCGTGTTCGACGTCGTGATGGGGACGGAGTACTTCATGATGATGTTGCTGGGCGGCCCGGGCACGGTGGCCGGCCCGCTGGTCGGCGCGTTCGCCCTCCACATCCTGAGCGTGCTGGTCTGGAGCCGGTTCCTGCACGGCCACCTGGCGGTCTTCGGCGTGGCCATGGTGCTCATCGTGCTGTTCCTCCCCGGCGGGGTGGTGCCGACGCTGCGCGGGTTGCGCTGGCGGCGCGCGCCGGCGTGGGCCGTCGCGCGCGGTGCCGAAGGAGGCGGCGGATGA
- a CDS encoding TIGR01777 family oxidoreductase, with product MRVMMAGASGLIGRAVAAALRAEGHQVQRLVRRAPAAPDEVSWDPAGGGLDPAALAGADAVVNLAGRAIARWPWTRRARDEMVASRVGATRLLVETIGRLDARPSVFVSASAIGYYGDRGDEVLTESSDPGRGFLADLVQAWEAEARRARAYGVRVVCTRFGLVVAPRGGVLAPLLLPFRLGLGGPLGSGRQWWSWVHLDDVVGAVLTALRVPALDGPMNVVSPAPVTQREFARALGAALRRPAVLPVPAVALRLVLGAMADETILASQRVRPATLEAVGFVFRWPELRPALEDVLRRAA from the coding sequence ATGCGCGTGATGATGGCCGGTGCCTCGGGGTTGATCGGCCGCGCGGTCGCGGCGGCGCTGCGGGCGGAGGGCCACCAGGTGCAGCGCCTGGTGCGGCGCGCGCCGGCGGCGCCGGACGAGGTCTCCTGGGACCCGGCCGGCGGGGGCCTCGACCCCGCGGCGCTGGCGGGGGCAGACGCCGTGGTCAACCTGGCGGGACGGGCCATTGCGCGCTGGCCCTGGACCCGCCGCGCCCGCGATGAGATGGTGGCCAGCCGCGTGGGCGCCACCCGCCTGCTGGTGGAGACCATCGGGCGCCTGGACGCGCGCCCGTCGGTGTTCGTGTCGGCGTCGGCCATCGGCTACTACGGCGACCGCGGCGACGAGGTCCTCACCGAGTCCTCGGATCCGGGCCGGGGCTTCCTGGCCGACCTCGTGCAGGCGTGGGAGGCCGAGGCGCGCCGCGCCCGGGCGTACGGCGTGCGGGTGGTTTGCACCCGCTTCGGGCTGGTCGTGGCGCCGCGCGGGGGCGTGCTGGCGCCCCTGCTGCTGCCCTTCCGCCTGGGGCTCGGTGGCCCGCTGGGCAGTGGGCGGCAGTGGTGGAGCTGGGTGCACCTGGACGACGTGGTGGGCGCGGTGCTGACGGCGCTGCGTGTGCCCGCGCTCGACGGCCCCATGAACGTTGTGAGTCCGGCGCCGGTGACGCAGCGCGAGTTCGCCCGCGCGCTGGGCGCGGCGCTGCGCCGGCCTGCGGTGCTGCCCGTCCCGGCGGTCGCGCTGCGCCTCGTGCTGGGCGCGATGGCCGACGAGACGATCCTGGCGAGCCAGCGCGTCCGGCCCGCGACGCTGGAGGCGGTCGGCTTCGTGTTCCGGTGGCCCGAGCTGCGACCGGCCCTGGAGGACGTGCTCCGGCGTGCGGCCTAG
- a CDS encoding branched-chain amino acid ABC transporter permease: protein MTPQVLVNGVLLGGIYAAVGAGFSLVWGVLNIINIAHGASVMLGAYVTFFLFSRFGLDPFLTIPIAMLTLFVVGYVIQRVLINRVIAHGVFMTLVLTFGLSLFLIDTALLAFSADYRSVTPPYAGRGLSLGGLVIPYQRLAILAIALALIAALHLFLTATRMGRAIRATVLNRQAAQLCGVDIHQIYAVTFGIGAALAGAAGSMLAMVITISPFMGNTFIGKSFVIATLGGLGTVQGALVGGLLLGLAESLGAAVLGPSYQQALGFALLLLVLVLRPEGILGKKFFAEVK from the coding sequence GTGACTCCCCAAGTCCTGGTGAACGGCGTCCTGCTGGGCGGCATCTACGCCGCCGTCGGCGCGGGGTTCTCCCTGGTGTGGGGCGTGCTCAACATCATCAACATCGCCCACGGCGCCTCGGTCATGCTGGGCGCCTACGTCACCTTCTTCCTGTTCTCGCGTTTTGGCCTCGACCCGTTCCTCACCATCCCGATCGCGATGCTCACCCTGTTCGTCGTGGGCTACGTGATACAGCGGGTGCTCATCAACCGGGTCATCGCCCACGGCGTGTTCATGACGCTGGTGCTGACGTTCGGCCTCTCGTTGTTCCTCATCGACACGGCGCTGCTGGCGTTCTCGGCCGACTACCGGTCGGTGACGCCGCCCTACGCGGGACGCGGCCTGAGCCTCGGCGGTCTGGTCATCCCCTACCAGCGGCTGGCGATCCTTGCCATTGCCCTGGCACTCATCGCCGCCCTGCACCTGTTCCTGACCGCGACCCGCATGGGGCGCGCCATTCGCGCCACCGTGCTCAACCGCCAGGCGGCGCAGCTGTGCGGGGTCGACATCCACCAGATCTACGCGGTGACGTTCGGCATCGGCGCAGCCCTCGCGGGCGCGGCGGGCTCGATGCTCGCCATGGTGATCACGATCTCGCCGTTCATGGGCAACACCTTCATCGGCAAGTCGTTCGTCATCGCCACGCTGGGCGGGTTGGGAACCGTCCAGGGGGCGCTCGTGGGCGGCCTGCTACTCGGGCTGGCCGAGTCGCTGGGGGCGGCGGTGCTGGGGCCCTCGTACCAGCAGGCGCTGGGGTTCGCGCTGCTGCTGCTCGTGCTCGTGCTGCGCCCCGAGGGCATCCTCGGCAAGAAATTCTTCGCCGAGGTGAAGTGA
- a CDS encoding ABC transporter ATP-binding protein, whose protein sequence is MTGPTLLDVRGLGGGYGSVQVLWNITMHVAAGEAVALIGANGAGKTTLLRLLAGLLPARMGSIWFDGQEITTRPAHQRVAAGLVMVPEGRQLFPGMTVRENLLMGAFLRRSPPSVLADDLERVEALFPVLGERRDQLAGTLSGGEQQMCAIGRALMARPRLLLIDELSLGLAPIVVDRLIEAIDAIHRQGIAVVLVEQDVATALGIAARGYVLEAGAITLTGPSADLLADARVRESFVGI, encoded by the coding sequence GTGACCGGCCCGACGCTGCTGGACGTGCGGGGGCTGGGTGGCGGCTACGGGAGCGTGCAGGTGCTGTGGAACATCACCATGCACGTGGCCGCGGGCGAGGCGGTGGCCCTCATTGGGGCCAACGGTGCCGGGAAGACCACGCTGCTGCGCCTGCTGGCGGGGCTGCTGCCCGCGCGGATGGGCAGCATCTGGTTCGACGGCCAGGAGATCACGACACGGCCAGCCCACCAGCGGGTGGCGGCGGGGCTGGTCATGGTGCCCGAGGGCCGGCAGCTGTTTCCCGGCATGACGGTGCGTGAGAACCTGCTCATGGGAGCGTTCCTGCGGCGCAGCCCGCCGTCGGTGCTCGCGGACGACCTGGAGCGGGTGGAGGCGCTCTTCCCGGTGCTGGGCGAGCGGCGCGACCAGCTGGCGGGCACGTTGAGCGGGGGCGAGCAGCAGATGTGCGCCATCGGGCGGGCGCTGATGGCGCGTCCCCGGCTGCTGCTGATCGACGAGCTGTCGCTGGGGCTGGCGCCCATCGTCGTCGACCGGCTCATCGAGGCCATCGACGCGATCCACCGTCAGGGCATCGCCGTGGTGCTGGTCGAGCAGGACGTGGCCACGGCGCTGGGCATCGCGGCGCGGGGCTACGTGCTGGAGGCGGGCGCGATCACGCTGACCGGCCCCAGCGCCGACCTCCTCGCCGACGCCCGGGTGCGCGAGTCGTTCGTTGGCATCTAG
- a CDS encoding ABC transporter permease, giving the protein MTRFLVRRLLAAVPVVLGVVLLIMATIDLIPGDPAALMLGEGATQEMVERLRKSLDLDQPLPVRYVRYLGRLAQGDLGRSIREGRRVNEEIADVWPATAQLGLAALALATAVGIPLGVLSARWPYSLFDNLVRVVSLFGLSMPIFWTGIVLIVVFSLWLGWLPAGGRGTWLHLVLPAVTLATPTIAMLARMTRSTMLEVLREDYIRTARAKGAGQRRVLVHHALRNALIPVVTVMGLQTGQLLGGAVLTETVFAWPGIGRMLVRAIFARDYVLLQGGVLVLAVTFVVINLLVDLSYAALDPRITYR; this is encoded by the coding sequence ATGACCCGCTTCCTCGTCCGTCGACTCCTGGCCGCGGTGCCGGTCGTGCTGGGCGTGGTGCTGCTCATCATGGCCACCATCGACCTGATCCCGGGCGATCCGGCCGCGCTGATGCTGGGGGAAGGCGCGACCCAGGAGATGGTGGAGCGGCTGCGGAAGTCGCTGGACCTCGACCAGCCCCTGCCCGTGCGCTACGTCCGCTACCTGGGGCGCCTGGCGCAGGGCGACCTGGGCCGGTCGATTCGGGAAGGGCGGCGGGTGAACGAGGAGATCGCCGACGTCTGGCCGGCGACCGCGCAGCTGGGCCTCGCCGCCCTGGCGCTGGCCACGGCCGTGGGCATTCCGCTCGGCGTGCTGTCGGCGCGCTGGCCCTACTCGCTGTTCGACAACCTGGTGCGCGTGGTCTCGCTGTTTGGGCTCTCGATGCCGATCTTCTGGACCGGGATCGTGCTCATCGTGGTCTTCAGCCTGTGGCTGGGCTGGCTGCCGGCGGGCGGGCGCGGCACGTGGCTGCACCTGGTGCTGCCCGCCGTCACCCTGGCGACCCCGACGATCGCCATGCTGGCGCGCATGACCCGCTCGACGATGCTGGAGGTGTTGCGCGAGGACTACATTCGCACGGCGCGGGCCAAGGGGGCTGGCCAGCGGCGGGTGCTGGTCCACCACGCGTTGCGCAACGCGCTGATCCCCGTCGTGACGGTCATGGGGCTGCAGACCGGACAGCTGCTGGGCGGCGCGGTGCTGACCGAGACGGTGTTTGCCTGGCCGGGCATCGGCCGCATGCTCGTGCGCGCCATCTTCGCCCGCGACTACGTGCTGCTGCAGGGCGGCGTCCTGGTGCTGGCGGTCACGTTCGTGGTGATCAACCTGCTGGTCGACCTCTCGTACGCGGCGCTGGACCCCAGGATCACGTACCGATGA
- a CDS encoding ABC transporter permease yields the protein MSLRPRADDAAVAEAVAAGAAARPAGYVSAGGAAWRRFRRNRLALAGLVIVSLLVIAAVFAPWLAPADPARQVLEDKRTPPGPKYLLGADEFGRDIASRLIYGSRVALLVGVVSVLIALALGTLLGTLAGYLGGGVDEALMRALDVLLAFPYLLLAIAIVSALGPGLENTILAVGIWATPGFARVIRGSVLSIKEQEYVAAARALGAGTLRIVVRHILPNCISIVIVYSALYMASAILLEAALSFLGLGVQPPTPSWGLMVSTGRDFLLLAPHIATFPGLAIALAVLGFNLLGDGLRDALDPRLRV from the coding sequence GTGAGCCTGCGCCCGCGCGCCGACGACGCGGCCGTCGCCGAAGCAGTGGCGGCGGGAGCGGCGGCCCGACCGGCGGGCTACGTCTCGGCCGGGGGCGCGGCGTGGCGGCGCTTCCGGCGCAACCGGCTTGCGCTCGCCGGGCTGGTGATCGTCAGCCTGCTGGTGATCGCGGCGGTCTTCGCGCCCTGGCTCGCGCCGGCCGATCCGGCGCGTCAGGTCCTGGAGGACAAGCGCACGCCGCCCGGCCCGAAGTACCTGCTGGGCGCCGACGAGTTCGGCCGCGACATCGCCAGCCGCCTGATCTACGGCAGCCGCGTGGCGCTGCTGGTGGGCGTGGTGTCGGTGCTGATCGCATTGGCGCTGGGCACGCTGCTCGGCACGCTGGCGGGCTACCTCGGCGGCGGCGTCGACGAGGCGCTGATGCGGGCGCTGGACGTCCTGCTGGCGTTCCCGTACCTGCTGCTGGCCATCGCCATCGTCAGCGCCCTGGGGCCGGGCCTGGAGAACACGATCCTGGCTGTCGGCATCTGGGCCACGCCCGGCTTCGCCCGGGTGATCCGCGGGTCGGTGCTGTCCATCAAGGAGCAGGAGTACGTGGCGGCCGCGCGGGCGCTGGGCGCCGGGACGCTGCGCATCGTCGTGCGCCACATCCTGCCCAACTGCATCTCGATCGTGATCGTCTACTCGGCGCTGTACATGGCCAGCGCGATCCTGCTGGAGGCCGCGCTGTCGTTCCTGGGGCTGGGCGTCCAGCCGCCGACCCCGTCGTGGGGGCTGATGGTCAGCACCGGCCGCGACTTCCTGCTGCTGGCCCCGCACATCGCCACGTTCCCGGGCCTGGCCATCGCGCTGGCAGTGCTGGGCTTCAACCTGCTGGGCGACGGCCTGCGCGACGCGCTGGACCCGCGGCTGCGGGTGTAG
- a CDS encoding amino acid ABC transporter substrate-binding protein, with protein MATGGVLLLVAALVTLGATGAGRAQAQEPVLRLGAAIALTGPVSREGNFVKDGYDFWVRTVNERGGITIGGQRYRVEIKYYDDESKAETAARLTEKLITDDKVAFVLGPFSSAIFQATSTISERYRVVTIAPQANADTIYERGYRYIFSILPPASTYLRGLIDMAAAATPRPTRMAIMIRDDPFGIAAGEGAARYAEQRGFQVVFKERYPANATDVSSILTQVKALNPEVFLATTLFQDALLITKQAKELQFAPRIMGFTAGPAIPDFVRSLGADANYIYGSEWWLPTLKYCGDPPFGCAADYATAIERWKGYTPGYHTASGTMAGLVLQLALQAAGRIDGEAVRQALLSLAPRTFWGPIGWNEQGKNVRGTSVPIQIQNQRVVAVWPPEARVATPIYPMPAWTAR; from the coding sequence GTGGCGACCGGCGGCGTGCTGCTCCTTGTGGCCGCGCTCGTCACCCTGGGAGCCACGGGTGCCGGCCGGGCACAGGCCCAGGAGCCGGTCCTCCGGCTCGGGGCGGCCATCGCGCTCACCGGGCCGGTGTCGCGGGAAGGGAACTTCGTGAAGGACGGCTACGACTTCTGGGTGCGCACCGTGAACGAGCGCGGCGGCATCACTATCGGTGGCCAGCGCTACCGGGTCGAGATCAAGTACTACGACGACGAGTCCAAGGCGGAGACGGCGGCGCGCCTGACCGAGAAGCTCATCACCGACGACAAGGTGGCGTTCGTGCTGGGGCCGTTCTCGAGCGCCATCTTCCAGGCCACCAGCACCATCTCCGAGCGCTACCGGGTGGTGACCATCGCGCCCCAGGCCAACGCCGACACGATCTACGAACGCGGCTACCGCTACATCTTCTCCATCCTGCCGCCCGCCAGCACCTACCTGCGGGGGCTGATCGACATGGCCGCGGCGGCGACACCGCGCCCGACCCGCATGGCCATCATGATCCGCGACGATCCGTTCGGCATCGCGGCAGGGGAGGGCGCGGCGCGCTACGCCGAGCAGCGGGGGTTCCAGGTGGTCTTCAAGGAGCGGTACCCGGCCAACGCCACCGACGTGTCGTCGATTCTCACGCAGGTCAAGGCGCTCAACCCCGAGGTCTTCCTGGCGACGACGCTGTTCCAGGACGCGTTGCTGATCACCAAGCAGGCCAAGGAGCTGCAGTTTGCGCCGCGGATCATGGGCTTCACGGCCGGTCCAGCCATCCCCGACTTCGTCCGGTCGCTGGGCGCCGACGCCAACTACATCTACGGGTCGGAGTGGTGGCTGCCCACCCTGAAGTACTGCGGTGACCCGCCGTTTGGCTGCGCGGCGGACTACGCGACGGCGATCGAGCGGTGGAAAGGGTACACGCCCGGCTACCACACCGCCTCGGGGACGATGGCGGGCCTCGTGTTGCAGCTGGCGTTGCAGGCCGCGGGCAGGATCGACGGCGAGGCCGTCCGGCAGGCGTTGCTGTCCCTGGCGCCGCGGACGTTCTGGGGTCCCATCGGCTGGAACGAGCAGGGCAAGAACGTCCGGGGCACCTCGGTGCCCATCCAGATCCAGAACCAGCGCGTCGTGGCGGTGTGGCCGCCCGAGGCGCGGGTGGCGACGCCGATCTACCCGATGCCCGCGTGGACGGCACGGTGA
- the bcp gene encoding thioredoxin-dependent thiol peroxidase: protein MLKVGDRAPAFTAQTDSGETVSLADFRGKKVVLYFYPKDDTPGCTREACSFRDHYAALQARGAVVLGVSTDSVASHRRFKQKYGLPFPLLSDPERKIVTAYGVWKEKTLAGRLGFGIERTTFIIDEEGRIAHIFPKVKVDGHTEEVLAALGAPARSSPGGR from the coding sequence ATGCTCAAGGTGGGAGATCGCGCACCGGCGTTCACCGCCCAGACCGACAGCGGCGAGACCGTCTCGCTGGCCGACTTCCGGGGGAAGAAGGTCGTGCTCTACTTCTACCCCAAGGACGACACGCCCGGGTGCACCCGCGAGGCCTGCAGTTTCCGCGACCACTACGCGGCGCTCCAGGCGCGGGGGGCCGTGGTGCTGGGCGTGAGCACCGACAGCGTCGCCTCGCACCGGCGGTTCAAGCAGAAGTACGGCCTGCCGTTTCCGCTGCTGAGCGACCCCGAGCGCAAGATCGTGACCGCCTACGGCGTGTGGAAGGAGAAGACGCTGGCGGGGCGCCTGGGGTTTGGCATCGAGCGCACGACGTTCATCATCGACGAAGAGGGCCGGATCGCGCACATCTTCCCGAAGGTCAAGGTCGACGGGCACACCGAGGAGGTGCTGGCCGCGCTGGGCGCGCCGGCGCGGTCGTCGCCCGGAGGCCGATGA
- a CDS encoding ABC transporter ATP-binding protein, with translation MILQAQGLTRRFGGVVAVDRVDFTVAEGEIFGVIGPNGAGKTTLMNLISGLDTPTAGTLSFRGRPLVGLPPHRVARLGIARTFQIMRPFVGMTVRENVAIGARFGNPARHLSMAQALVRADEVLAWVGMQQRADDEIGTLTTGERKRLELARALAAAPQLLLLDEVMSGLLPREVFEVMDLVRRINGQGVTVILVEHMMRVVMTLCHRVLVLHHGKPIATGRPAEVAADPAVIGAYLGERYARRAAGAPREDVARAGASPTDAPPAGTEPGATPRDHGGEGDAR, from the coding sequence ATGATCCTCCAGGCCCAGGGGCTCACACGGCGGTTCGGCGGCGTCGTGGCCGTCGACCGCGTCGACTTCACCGTGGCCGAGGGCGAGATCTTCGGGGTCATCGGCCCGAACGGGGCGGGCAAGACGACCCTGATGAACCTCATCAGCGGGCTGGATACCCCCACCGCGGGCACGCTCTCCTTCCGCGGACGGCCGCTCGTCGGCCTGCCGCCCCACCGCGTGGCGCGGCTGGGCATCGCGCGCACGTTCCAGATCATGCGGCCCTTCGTCGGGATGACGGTGCGGGAGAACGTGGCGATCGGCGCGCGGTTTGGCAACCCCGCCCGCCACCTGTCGATGGCGCAGGCGCTGGTCCGGGCCGACGAGGTGCTGGCGTGGGTGGGCATGCAGCAGCGCGCCGACGACGAGATCGGCACGCTCACCACCGGCGAACGCAAGCGGCTGGAGCTGGCCCGCGCGCTGGCCGCGGCGCCGCAGCTGCTGCTGCTGGACGAGGTCATGTCGGGGCTGCTGCCCCGCGAGGTGTTCGAGGTGATGGACCTGGTCCGCCGGATCAACGGCCAGGGGGTGACCGTCATCCTCGTCGAGCACATGATGCGGGTGGTGATGACCCTCTGCCACCGGGTGCTGGTGTTGCACCACGGGAAGCCCATTGCCACGGGGCGGCCAGCCGAGGTGGCCGCCGACCCTGCCGTCATCGGTGCCTACCTGGGCGAGCGATACGCCCGCCGGGCCGCGGGGGCGCCGCGCGAGGACGTAGCGCGCGCGGGCGCATCGCCTACCGACGCGCCCCCCGCCGGCACGGAGCCCGGAGCGACGCCGCGCGACCACGGTGGGGAGGGCGATGCGCGATGA